The following proteins are co-located in the Streptomyces sp. DT2A-34 genome:
- a CDS encoding class II fructose-bisphosphate aldolase, with product MPLVTTGELVTRAAAARSAVAAFNIITLEHVEAVIAGAESVCSPVVLQVSENAVKFRYGRLLPLARAAVAAAERAAVPVALHLDHVQSDDLLRQAPGAGFSSVMYDAARLPYADNLAATKASVDWAHAQGLWIEAELGRLGGKNGEPPLDAHAPGARTDPAEAHAFVTDSGVDALAVAIGSSHAMTTRTATLDHELLKRLSATLDVPLVLHGSSGVPDGELTAAVAGGIAKVNVGTALNIAMTEAIRDFLAAHPEAVDSRKYLSVGREAMVGAVADIIGVLRAP from the coding sequence GTGCCCCTCGTGACCACCGGTGAGCTCGTCACCCGCGCCGCCGCAGCCCGCTCCGCCGTCGCCGCGTTCAACATCATCACCCTGGAGCACGTCGAGGCCGTCATCGCCGGTGCGGAATCGGTGTGCTCGCCCGTCGTCCTCCAAGTCAGCGAGAACGCCGTCAAGTTCCGCTACGGACGCCTCCTCCCGCTCGCCCGCGCGGCCGTCGCCGCCGCCGAACGGGCCGCCGTCCCCGTCGCGTTGCACCTCGACCACGTCCAGAGCGACGACCTGCTGCGCCAGGCGCCGGGCGCCGGGTTCAGCTCCGTGATGTACGACGCGGCCAGGCTGCCGTACGCGGACAACCTCGCCGCCACGAAGGCCTCCGTCGACTGGGCGCACGCTCAAGGCCTCTGGATCGAGGCCGAGTTGGGCCGACTGGGCGGCAAGAACGGCGAGCCGCCCCTCGACGCCCACGCCCCCGGGGCCCGCACCGACCCCGCCGAGGCCCACGCCTTCGTCACCGACTCCGGCGTCGACGCGCTCGCGGTCGCCATCGGCAGCTCGCACGCCATGACCACCCGCACCGCCACCCTCGACCACGAGCTCCTCAAACGCCTGTCCGCCACCCTGGACGTCCCCCTCGTCCTGCACGGCTCCTCCGGCGTCCCCGACGGTGAACTGACCGCGGCGGTCGCGGGCGGCATCGCCAAGGTCAATGTGGGCACGGCGCTCAACATCGCCATGACAGAAGCGATCCGCGACTTCCTCGCCGCCCACCCCGAGGCGGTCGACTCACGCAAGTACCTGAGTGTGGGGCGGGAGGCGATGGTAGGGGCGGTGGCCGACATCATCGGGGTGTTGAGGGCGCCCTGA
- a CDS encoding methyltransferase produces the protein MTTPWGELALTRFPEDPRDRLRAWDASDEYLLRHLAERETSLSGTVVVVGDRWGALVTALAAHQPVQITDSYLTQEATRANLARAGVGPGSVRLLTTQDPPPERIDVLLVRVPKSLALLEDQLLRLAPSVHEGTVVAGTGMVKEIHTSTLRLFERILGPTRTSLAEKKARLIFCTPEPSRARHANPWPYTYTLPDGIGAVSGRTVVNHAGVFCADRLDIGTRFFLGHLPDGKGAQRVVDLGCGNGVVGTAVALANPEAEVLFVDESFQAVASAEATYRANGVQGHAEFRVGDGLAGVPAGSVDLVLNNPPFHSHQATTDATAWRMFTGARRALGPGGELWVIGNRHLGYHLKLRRLFGNSQLVASDAKFVVLRAVKK, from the coding sequence ATGACGACGCCCTGGGGCGAGCTCGCGCTGACCCGTTTCCCCGAGGACCCGCGTGACAGGCTGCGCGCCTGGGACGCCTCCGACGAGTACCTCCTCAGGCATCTGGCGGAGCGGGAGACCTCGCTGTCCGGCACGGTCGTGGTGGTCGGGGACCGCTGGGGCGCCCTGGTCACGGCGCTCGCGGCGCACCAGCCCGTACAGATCACGGACTCCTACCTGACCCAGGAGGCGACCCGGGCCAACCTCGCCCGCGCCGGCGTCGGGCCCGGCTCCGTCCGGCTGCTCACCACGCAGGACCCGCCGCCGGAGCGCATCGACGTCCTGCTCGTGCGGGTGCCGAAGAGTCTGGCGCTGCTGGAGGACCAGCTGCTGCGGCTGGCGCCCTCGGTGCACGAGGGCACGGTGGTGGCCGGCACCGGGATGGTGAAGGAGATCCACACCTCGACGCTCCGGTTGTTCGAGCGGATCCTCGGCCCGACCCGCACCTCGCTCGCCGAGAAGAAGGCCCGGTTGATCTTCTGCACGCCCGAGCCGTCGCGGGCGCGGCACGCCAATCCGTGGCCGTACACCTACACGCTGCCCGACGGCATCGGCGCGGTCTCCGGGCGCACGGTCGTCAATCACGCGGGTGTCTTCTGCGCCGACCGGCTCGACATCGGTACGCGGTTCTTCCTGGGGCACCTTCCGGACGGGAAGGGCGCCCAGCGGGTGGTGGATCTCGGGTGCGGCAACGGCGTCGTCGGTACCGCGGTGGCGCTGGCGAACCCGGAGGCCGAGGTGCTGTTCGTGGACGAGTCGTTCCAGGCCGTGGCCTCGGCGGAGGCGACGTACCGGGCGAACGGGGTGCAGGGGCACGCCGAGTTCCGGGTCGGGGACGGGCTGGCGGGCGTGCCGGCCGGGAGTGTCGACCTCGTGCTCAACAATCCGCCGTTCCACTCCCACCAGGCGACGACCGACGCGACGGCTTGGCGGATGTTCACGGGGGCGCGGCGCGCGCTCGGGCCGGGCGGTGAGCTGTGGGTGATCGGCAACCGGCATCTCGGCTATCACCTGAAGCTGCGGCGGCTGTTCGGCAACAGTCAACTCGTCGCCAGTGACGCGAAGTTCGTGGTGCTGAGGGCGGTCAAGAAGTAG
- a CDS encoding alpha-ketoglutarate-dependent dioxygenase AlkB: MDAELFPRERTEVAPGAVHVPGWLDPDRRRELLEACREWARPPAGLRTVHTPGGGTMTARQVCLGWHWYPYGYARTVVDGDGAPVKPFPDWLGELGRRAVRDTLGESEAAYSETSYDIALINFYDADARMGMHRDSDEKSDAPVVSLSLGDTCVFRFGNAETRTRPYTDVELRSGDLFVFGGPSRLAYHGVPRVQPGTAPPELGLTGRLNITLRVSGL; this comes from the coding sequence ATGGACGCCGAGCTGTTCCCCCGGGAACGTACGGAGGTCGCGCCGGGCGCGGTGCATGTGCCCGGCTGGCTGGATCCGGACCGCCGGCGCGAGCTGCTGGAGGCCTGCCGCGAGTGGGCACGCCCACCGGCCGGGCTGCGTACGGTCCACACGCCCGGCGGCGGCACCATGACCGCCCGCCAGGTCTGCCTGGGCTGGCACTGGTACCCGTACGGCTACGCCCGCACGGTCGTCGACGGCGACGGCGCCCCGGTCAAACCGTTCCCCGACTGGCTGGGCGAGCTGGGCCGTCGGGCGGTGCGGGACACGCTGGGCGAGTCGGAGGCGGCTTACTCGGAGACGTCGTACGACATCGCGCTGATCAACTTCTACGACGCCGACGCCCGCATGGGCATGCACCGCGACAGCGACGAGAAGTCGGACGCCCCGGTGGTGTCCCTGAGCCTCGGTGACACCTGCGTCTTCCGCTTCGGCAACGCCGAGACCCGGACCCGGCCCTATACGGACGTCGAGCTGCGCAGCGGTGATCTGTTCGTGTTCGGCGGCCCGTCGCGGCTCGCCTACCACGGAGTGCCGAGGGTGCAGCCGGGCACCGCACCGCCGGAGTTGGGGCTGACCGGGCGGTTGAACATCACGCTCAGGGTGAGCGGGCTGTAG
- a CDS encoding ROK family protein, with the protein MSGKADPRPAGEGTTSRTRLDRGRGALGPALELVHTGRAPTRAVLTAELGVTRATAGAVAAELEALGLIRVDARPGAAAGSQGRPSHRLAVAEDGPVVLAAQVHADGFRAALVGLGGRIVATAPGCETVDADPAKVLGSVVDAGADLLRTTGRRCVGAGLAVPSAVAEPDGLALNPLHLAWPVGAPVRRIFAERVREAGITGPAFAGNDVNLAALAEHRHGAGRGARHLLCVATGHRGVGGALVLDGRLHTGSSGLALEVGHLTVNPEGRPCHCGSRGCLDVEADPLALLTAAGREPGPEVNLLQQAKDLIRTQYENPAVRTATEALIDRLGLGLAGLVNILNPDRIILGGLHRTLLDADPDRLRAVVADRSLWGQSGGVPILACTLDHNSLVGAAELAWQPVLDDPLGALT; encoded by the coding sequence ATGAGCGGCAAGGCGGACCCCCGGCCGGCGGGGGAAGGAACCACCTCGAGGACGCGGCTGGACCGGGGGCGCGGTGCGCTCGGACCCGCGTTGGAGCTCGTGCACACCGGACGCGCCCCCACGCGTGCCGTCCTCACCGCCGAACTCGGCGTGACCCGGGCCACGGCCGGCGCGGTCGCCGCCGAGCTGGAGGCGCTCGGGCTGATCCGGGTGGATGCCCGGCCCGGTGCGGCGGCCGGTTCGCAGGGGCGGCCCTCGCACCGGCTGGCGGTCGCCGAGGACGGGCCGGTCGTCCTCGCCGCACAGGTGCACGCCGACGGCTTCCGGGCGGCGCTGGTCGGCCTCGGCGGCCGTATCGTCGCCACCGCGCCCGGCTGCGAGACGGTGGACGCCGATCCGGCCAAGGTCCTCGGCTCGGTCGTGGATGCGGGCGCCGACCTGCTGCGCACGACCGGACGGCGCTGCGTGGGCGCCGGGCTCGCCGTACCGTCCGCCGTCGCGGAACCGGACGGCCTGGCGCTCAACCCGCTGCACCTGGCCTGGCCCGTGGGCGCGCCCGTCCGCCGTATCTTCGCGGAGCGCGTGCGCGAGGCCGGGATCACCGGACCGGCGTTCGCCGGCAACGACGTCAACCTCGCCGCCCTCGCCGAGCACCGGCACGGCGCGGGTCGCGGCGCCCGCCACCTGCTGTGCGTGGCCACCGGGCACCGGGGCGTCGGCGGCGCCCTCGTGCTGGACGGCCGTCTGCACACCGGCAGCTCAGGCCTCGCCCTGGAGGTCGGCCACCTCACCGTGAACCCCGAGGGCAGACCCTGCCACTGCGGCAGCCGCGGCTGCCTCGACGTCGAGGCCGACCCGCTGGCCCTCCTCACGGCGGCCGGCCGCGAGCCGGGCCCCGAGGTCAACCTGCTTCAGCAGGCCAAGGACCTGATCCGCACCCAGTACGAGAACCCCGCCGTCCGCACGGCCACCGAGGCCCTCATCGACCGCCTCGGCCTGGGCCTCGCCGGCCTTGTCAACATCCTCAATCCGGACCGCATCATCCTCGGTGGCCTCCACCGCACCCTCCTGGACGCCGACCCCGACCGCCTGCGCGCGGTCGTCGCCGACCGCAGCCTGTGGGGCCAGAGCGGCGGCGTCCCGATCCTCGCGTGCACCCTCGACCACAACAGCCTGGTCGGCGCCGCCGAGTTGGCCTGGCAGCCGGTGCTGGACGATCCGCTGGGGGCGCTGACGTAG
- a CDS encoding RpiB/LacA/LacB family sugar-phosphate isomerase: MRISVSSDMDEPVARALVDELRGRGHDVVTHGALSPGDDPQWAACSEAAAREVAAGTADQAVVCCWTGTGASIAANKVPGVRAALCTDAYTADGARRWNDANVLALSLRLTSEPLLKEILDAWFAAEASADAEDRENVARVGRLDLREP, from the coding sequence ATGCGGATCTCCGTCTCCTCGGACATGGACGAACCTGTGGCCCGTGCCCTCGTCGACGAGCTGCGCGGTCGCGGCCACGACGTCGTCACCCACGGGGCGCTCAGCCCCGGTGACGACCCCCAGTGGGCCGCCTGCTCCGAGGCGGCCGCCCGCGAGGTCGCCGCCGGGACGGCCGACCAGGCGGTCGTGTGCTGCTGGACCGGCACGGGCGCGTCGATCGCCGCGAACAAGGTGCCGGGCGTACGGGCCGCCCTGTGCACGGACGCGTACACGGCGGACGGCGCCCGCCGCTGGAACGACGCCAACGTGCTCGCGCTCAGCCTGCGTCTGACGTCCGAGCCGTTGCTCAAGGAGATCCTCGACGCCTGGTTCGCGGCCGAGGCCAGCGCGGACGCCGAGGACCGGGAGAACGTGGCCCGCGTCGGCCGCCTGGACCTCAGGGAGCCGTGA
- the ilvY gene encoding HTH-type transcriptional activator IlvY: MRDDHRDLRLFLHLAQTLNFGRTSLDCHVSPATLTRTVQRLEADLGHRLFDRGPRGVSLTAEGHRFREYAGKALELWRAYREEHPDPVELTGRLAVFATVTACQALLPDLLAPFRTAHPQVRLDLRTGDAAAALARLDEGEVDVAVAGIPARLPEPLVGRTVAVTELVLVTARNRPDPGLEGPFVLPHRGLVREAADRWFRTLGTTPEVACEPDGHEGLLTLVALGCGTGVVPRLVLEHGAVRDRLSVVPADPPPEPFPIGLCVRRADLRRPLVAALWSLTAP, translated from the coding sequence ATGCGTGATGATCACCGGGACCTACGTCTGTTCCTGCATCTGGCGCAGACGCTGAACTTCGGGCGGACCAGCCTCGACTGCCATGTCAGCCCGGCGACGCTGACCCGGACCGTGCAGCGGCTGGAAGCCGATCTCGGGCACCGGCTGTTCGACCGTGGCCCGCGAGGGGTGTCCCTCACGGCCGAGGGCCACCGCTTCCGTGAATACGCCGGCAAGGCACTGGAGTTGTGGCGTGCCTACCGCGAGGAGCATCCCGACCCGGTCGAACTCACCGGCCGTCTGGCCGTGTTCGCCACGGTCACCGCCTGTCAGGCGCTGCTGCCCGACCTGTTGGCGCCGTTCCGCACCGCCCACCCGCAGGTCCGGCTCGATCTGCGCACCGGTGACGCGGCGGCGGCGCTGGCCCGGCTGGACGAGGGCGAGGTGGACGTGGCCGTCGCGGGGATCCCGGCGCGGCTGCCCGAGCCGCTGGTCGGCCGGACGGTCGCCGTGACCGAGCTGGTCCTGGTCACCGCGCGGAACCGCCCCGACCCCGGCCTCGAAGGACCGTTCGTCCTGCCCCACCGCGGGCTGGTCCGCGAGGCCGCCGACCGCTGGTTCCGCACCCTCGGCACGACACCCGAGGTCGCCTGTGAACCGGACGGCCACGAAGGGCTGTTGACGCTGGTCGCCCTGGGGTGTGGCACGGGTGTGGTGCCGCGTCTCGTGCTGGAGCACGGTGCGGTGCGGGACCGGCTGTCGGTCGTCCCCGCCGATCCGCCGCCGGAGCCGTTCCCGATCGGGTTGTGCGTCCGGCGGGCCGATCTGCGGCGGCCGCTGGTGGCCGCCTTGTGGAGTCTCACGGCTCCCTGA
- a CDS encoding tautomerase family protein yields the protein MPFVRIDALGADPERLDALGRAVHDALVEAIGIPPDDRFQVLVGHDGTRSTLRYDSDYLGIHRDDGLVYVTITLRSGRTPAQKQALYRRIAELAHSYAGTEPRNVFVNLIENEPINWSFGEGVAQYADSPAPIDSPASVGSPAPVDSPALTGPSS from the coding sequence ATGCCCTTCGTCCGTATCGACGCCCTGGGAGCGGACCCCGAGCGGCTGGACGCCCTCGGCCGAGCGGTGCACGACGCCCTGGTGGAGGCGATCGGGATCCCACCAGACGACCGGTTCCAGGTGCTGGTCGGGCACGACGGCACCCGGAGCACCCTGCGCTACGACAGCGACTATCTCGGCATCCACCGGGACGACGGCCTCGTGTACGTCACGATCACCCTGCGCTCCGGGCGAACCCCCGCGCAGAAGCAGGCGCTGTACCGGCGGATCGCCGAACTCGCCCACTCCTACGCGGGGACCGAGCCGCGAAACGTGTTCGTCAACCTCATCGAGAACGAGCCGATCAACTGGTCGTTCGGCGAGGGAGTGGCGCAGTACGCCGACTCCCCCGCGCCCATCGATTCACCCGCCTCCGTCGGCTCCCCCGCCCCCGTCGACTCGCCCGCCCTCACCGGACCGTCGTCCTAG
- a CDS encoding DUF4865 family protein has product MHAMQYELTLPADYDMEIIRRRVASKGNLLDEWDGLGIKTYLMRERGVHGSPVNQYAPFYLWNTVAGMNSFLWGGPFQGIVSDFGRPSVRQWSGLSYEEGGAADSPARVAVLRRQPVPDGVRLTDVMADAARETGRLAGASGVVLSTAAVDTGRWEVVHLSLWEHDAPKADGDVYEVLHMSEPGRARLPQTV; this is encoded by the coding sequence ATGCACGCGATGCAGTACGAGCTCACGCTGCCCGCCGACTACGACATGGAGATCATCCGTCGCCGCGTCGCGAGCAAGGGGAACCTGCTCGACGAGTGGGACGGCCTGGGCATCAAGACGTATCTGATGCGCGAGCGCGGCGTCCACGGGTCGCCGGTCAACCAGTACGCGCCGTTCTATCTCTGGAACACCGTGGCCGGCATGAACTCCTTCCTCTGGGGCGGCCCGTTCCAAGGGATCGTCAGCGACTTCGGGCGGCCGTCGGTCCGCCAGTGGTCCGGGCTCTCGTACGAGGAGGGCGGCGCCGCCGACTCCCCCGCTCGGGTCGCGGTGCTGCGGCGCCAACCGGTGCCGGACGGTGTGCGGTTGACCGATGTCATGGCGGACGCCGCGCGGGAGACCGGGCGGCTGGCCGGCGCGAGCGGAGTGGTGCTCTCGACGGCTGCCGTGGACACGGGCCGCTGGGAGGTCGTCCACCTCTCGCTCTGGGAGCACGACGCGCCCAAGGCCGACGGTGATGTGTACGAGGTCCTGCACATGTCCGAACCGGGGCGGGCCCGGCTGCCGCAAACGGTGTAA
- a CDS encoding TetR/AcrR family transcriptional regulator: protein MYSEGMSTSDTSDRLIESTRELLWERGYVGTSPKAILERAGAGQGSMYHHFKGKPDLALAAIRRTAEEMRATAAGVLDGPGTPYERIEAYLRRERDVLRGCPVGRLTMDPDVIASDELRAPVDETLDWLRERLAGIVEEGKEQGQFAPGLDGESIAATIVATVQGGYVLARASGSPASFDVGVRGLLSLLAPHQEH from the coding sequence ATGTACAGTGAGGGCATGAGCACCTCGGACACCTCGGACCGACTGATCGAGTCCACCCGTGAGCTGCTGTGGGAGCGCGGCTATGTGGGCACCAGCCCCAAAGCCATCCTGGAGCGCGCGGGCGCCGGGCAGGGCAGCATGTACCACCACTTCAAGGGGAAGCCGGATCTCGCGCTCGCCGCGATCCGGCGTACCGCCGAGGAGATGCGAGCTACCGCCGCGGGAGTACTCGACGGGCCGGGCACGCCGTACGAGCGCATCGAGGCGTATCTGCGGCGCGAGCGCGACGTGCTGCGGGGCTGTCCGGTCGGGCGGCTGACCATGGACCCGGACGTGATCGCCAGCGACGAACTGCGGGCGCCCGTGGACGAGACGCTCGACTGGCTGCGTGAACGGCTCGCCGGGATCGTCGAGGAGGGCAAGGAGCAGGGCCAGTTCGCGCCCGGGCTCGACGGCGAGTCGATCGCGGCGACGATCGTCGCGACCGTCCAGGGCGGCTACGTCCTCGCCCGCGCGTCCGGCTCGCCCGCCTCCTTCGACGTGGGCGTGCGGGGGCTGCTCTCCCTGCTCGCACCGCACCAGGAACACTAG
- a CDS encoding SHOCT domain-containing protein, whose translation MQTLAHFADGGPGPWILLFPLIWAAVVIGGITLLRRTVWRGRRAPRRPAVDDNSPLTVLGHRFASGEIDEDEYWRRLSVLDEQFGRTGKGGAA comes from the coding sequence ATGCAGACCTTGGCTCACTTCGCAGACGGCGGCCCCGGCCCCTGGATCCTGCTCTTCCCGCTGATCTGGGCGGCCGTCGTGATCGGCGGCATCACGCTGCTGCGCCGCACGGTATGGCGTGGACGCCGCGCCCCCCGGCGGCCGGCCGTCGACGACAACTCGCCCCTCACCGTGCTCGGTCACCGCTTCGCCTCCGGCGAGATCGACGAGGACGAGTACTGGCGTCGGCTGTCCGTCCTGGACGAGCAGTTCGGCCGTACCGGCAAGGGCGGTGCGGCATGA
- a CDS encoding ABC transporter ATP-binding protein gives MTTTTVTRTAARVVDAVKVYGTGGTSVRALDGVSVDFPVGRFTAIMGPSGSGKSTLMHCAAGLDTLTSGTAHIGDTDLSSLDDRRLTLLRRDRVGFVFQAFNLVPTLTVAENITLPLDLAGGKGERGDKGDAEWLDALIDVVGLRDRLHHRPSELSGGQQQRVAVARAFAGQPDVVFADEPTGNLDSRSGEEVLGLLGRAVRQTSRTVVMVTHDPVAAAHADEVVFLADGRLVDRMESPTADKVLDRMKAFEVPSS, from the coding sequence ATGACGACCACCACCGTCACCCGGACCGCCGCCCGGGTCGTCGACGCCGTCAAGGTGTACGGCACCGGCGGCACCAGTGTGAGGGCCCTGGACGGGGTGAGCGTCGACTTCCCGGTCGGCCGCTTCACCGCGATCATGGGGCCCTCGGGCTCCGGCAAGTCCACCTTGATGCACTGTGCGGCCGGCCTCGACACGCTCACCTCGGGCACCGCCCACATCGGCGACACCGACCTGAGCAGCCTCGACGACCGCCGCCTGACCCTGCTGCGGCGCGACCGCGTCGGCTTCGTCTTCCAGGCGTTCAACCTGGTGCCGACGCTGACCGTCGCGGAGAACATCACGCTGCCGTTGGACCTGGCGGGCGGCAAGGGCGAACGCGGCGACAAGGGAGACGCGGAATGGCTCGACGCGCTGATCGATGTCGTAGGCCTGCGCGACCGGCTCCACCACCGGCCCTCCGAGCTCTCCGGCGGCCAGCAGCAACGCGTCGCCGTGGCAAGGGCGTTCGCGGGGCAGCCGGACGTCGTCTTCGCCGACGAGCCCACCGGCAACCTCGACTCCCGCTCCGGCGAGGAGGTTCTCGGCCTGCTCGGCCGCGCGGTCCGTCAGACGTCCCGCACGGTCGTCATGGTCACTCACGACCCGGTGGCCGCCGCCCACGCCGACGAGGTCGTCTTCCTCGCCGACGGGCGCCTGGTCGACCGTATGGAATCCCCGACCGCCGACAAGGTCCTGGACCGCATGAAAGCCTTCGAGGTGCCGTCGTCATGA
- a CDS encoding ABC transporter permease codes for MNASVRLSVSSLRAHKRRFAGTFLAVFLGVAFLAGTLVMGDTLRAGFDTMFGNATSGTDAVVRSADAITTPGESEGVREPVDTDLVSTIGRVPGVAAAAPNIQGAGQLVGRNGDPIGGQGPPTLAGNWIADPELNAYQLAEGRAPQRSGEVVIDRGTAKRGDLHIGDTTTLRTPDPIKVTIVGLATFGGEDGMAQVTFTGMTRADAEQYLTAGPGEAASIQVRAGPGVSRQELVDELTSVLPKGVEAITGQESAEENTDMIYSQFLTIFTTFLLVFSGVALLVATFSIHNTFAIVVAQRTRENALLRALGASRRQVTAATLVEATAVAVTASVAGLVGGIGIAAGLQALFPAIGFPFPEGDLVISALSMALPLAVGIVVCLGSALLPAARAGRTAPLAALRETAVDTSGASRLRAVAGLGLLALAVGTTLSGVLLSPSIWLAGTGAVLALAAFVVLGPVAATTAVRILGGPLDRLRGVTGSLARRNALRSPKRTAATASALMIGVAVVSLFTVFGVSLKATMDQTVSRSFAGDVAVSTPSFGAGGSGLSPRLADAVQRLPEVDTAVGLGRGVAEVDGEGRALTVTDPVALERTFDLGNVRGSLRDLGTDGIAITEKEADKQNLTTGDRTQLTFTDGQKQTFTVRAVYGQSELAGDYVITRAAWAPHRTQDADTLLAVSFEDGVGTDEGKAAVEKVAGQYGNPEVQTRDEYAQSSASGIDMMLTLVYALLALAVLIALLGIANTLTLAIHERTRELGLLRAVGQNRSQLRAMVRWESILVAAFGTVGGLALGAFLGWVLVKASDGASDSAIAFAMPPLQLAVVALVGLTAGALAGLRPARRAARLDVLRAIATE; via the coding sequence ATGAACGCATCCGTCCGCCTGAGCGTGTCCTCCCTGCGCGCCCACAAGCGCCGCTTCGCCGGTACGTTCCTCGCGGTGTTCCTCGGCGTGGCCTTCCTCGCCGGAACCCTCGTCATGGGCGACACGCTCCGCGCCGGCTTCGACACGATGTTCGGCAACGCCACCAGCGGCACGGACGCCGTCGTCCGCAGCGCCGACGCCATCACCACGCCCGGCGAGAGCGAGGGCGTGCGCGAACCGGTCGACACGGACCTGGTGAGCACGATCGGGCGGGTCCCCGGCGTAGCGGCCGCCGCGCCCAACATCCAGGGTGCCGGCCAGCTCGTCGGCAGGAACGGCGACCCGATCGGCGGCCAGGGTCCACCCACCCTCGCCGGCAACTGGATCGCCGACCCCGAGCTCAACGCGTACCAGCTCGCCGAGGGCCGCGCTCCGCAGAGGTCCGGCGAGGTCGTCATCGACCGTGGCACCGCCAAGCGCGGCGACCTGCACATCGGCGACACGACGACCCTGCGCACACCCGACCCGATCAAGGTGACCATCGTCGGCCTCGCGACCTTCGGCGGCGAGGACGGCATGGCCCAGGTGACCTTCACGGGCATGACCCGGGCCGACGCCGAGCAGTACCTCACGGCCGGGCCCGGCGAGGCGGCGAGCATCCAGGTGCGGGCCGGGCCGGGCGTCAGCCGGCAGGAGCTGGTCGACGAGCTGACTTCCGTGCTGCCCAAGGGAGTTGAGGCCATCACCGGCCAGGAGTCGGCCGAGGAGAACACAGACATGATCTACAGTCAGTTCCTGACGATCTTCACCACCTTCCTGCTGGTGTTCTCCGGCGTGGCCCTGCTGGTCGCGACCTTCTCCATCCACAACACCTTCGCGATCGTCGTGGCCCAGCGCACCCGTGAGAACGCCCTGTTGCGTGCCCTCGGTGCCTCACGCCGCCAGGTCACCGCGGCCACCCTCGTCGAGGCGACCGCCGTGGCCGTCACCGCGTCGGTGGCCGGGCTCGTGGGCGGCATCGGTATCGCCGCAGGTCTCCAGGCGCTGTTCCCGGCGATCGGATTCCCCTTCCCCGAGGGCGACCTGGTCATCAGCGCACTGTCCATGGCCCTGCCGCTCGCGGTCGGCATCGTGGTCTGCCTCGGCTCCGCACTGCTGCCCGCCGCACGCGCCGGCCGCACCGCACCGCTGGCCGCCCTGCGCGAGACGGCCGTCGACACCTCCGGCGCCTCCCGCCTCCGCGCCGTCGCCGGCCTGGGCCTGCTGGCCCTCGCGGTCGGCACGACGCTCAGCGGCGTCCTGCTGTCCCCGTCCATCTGGCTGGCGGGCACCGGTGCCGTCCTGGCCCTGGCCGCCTTCGTGGTCCTCGGCCCGGTCGCCGCCACGACGGCCGTACGGATTCTCGGCGGCCCCCTCGACCGGCTGCGCGGCGTCACCGGCTCCCTCGCCCGCCGCAACGCCCTGCGCAGCCCGAAGCGGACGGCCGCCACCGCGAGCGCCCTGATGATCGGCGTGGCCGTCGTCTCCCTCTTCACGGTGTTCGGCGTCTCGCTGAAGGCGACCATGGACCAGACCGTGTCCAGGTCCTTCGCGGGCGACGTGGCTGTCAGCACCCCGTCGTTCGGCGCGGGCGGCAGCGGCCTGAGCCCTCGTCTCGCGGACGCGGTCCAGCGGCTGCCCGAGGTGGACACGGCCGTCGGCCTGGGCCGAGGGGTCGCCGAAGTGGACGGCGAGGGACGCGCGCTGACGGTCACCGACCCGGTCGCCCTGGAGCGCACCTTCGACCTCGGAAACGTCCGTGGCTCCCTGCGCGACCTCGGTACGGACGGCATCGCCATCACCGAGAAGGAGGCCGACAAGCAGAACCTGACGACCGGCGACAGGACACAGCTCACCTTCACCGACGGCCAGAAGCAGACCTTCACCGTCCGTGCGGTCTACGGCCAGTCCGAACTAGCCGGCGACTATGTCATCACCCGCGCCGCCTGGGCCCCGCACCGCACCCAGGACGCCGACACCCTCCTCGCCGTCTCCTTCGAGGACGGCGTCGGCACGGACGAGGGCAAGGCGGCGGTGGAGAAGGTCGCGGGCCAGTACGGCAACCCCGAGGTGCAGACCCGCGACGAGTACGCGCAGTCCTCGGCGAGCGGTATAGACATGATGCTCACGCTCGTCTACGCACTCCTCGCCCTAGCGGTGCTCATCGCACTCCTCGGCATCGCCAACACCCTCACCCTGGCGATCCACGAGCGCACCCGCGAACTGGGCCTGCTGCGAGCCGTGGGCCAGAACCGCTCCCAACTGCGCGCCATGGTCCGCTGGGAGTCGATCCTGGTGGCCGCCTTCGGCACGGTCGGCGGCCTCGCCCTCGGCGCCTTCCTCGGCTGGGTCCTGGTCAAGGCCTCAGACGGCGCGAGCGACAGCGCCATCGCGTTCGCGATGCCTCCCCTGCAACTCGCGGTGGTGGCACTGGTCGGCCTCACGGCCGGAGCCCTGGCGGGTCTACGCCCGGCGCGCCGTGCGGCACGCCTGGACGTACTGCGGGCGATCGCCACCGAGTGA